tttttcttttcttttatcattttcgtTGTTGCCTATTCACTTCTTATTCTATTCATTTTCTGTCGTTTTGGTATTTCGTTAATAACAGTTATGGCGTCAAAGCTCAATCAATCTGTGCTTCtatttatctttttattgtttatttccGAAGTATGAAAATAGTATCCCTCTGGAAATCAGTTCGTATCTGATTGTAGTATTGTACTAGTTGACTACAGATTCAAAATTGCTTGATCGCTGAGTTTCCATCCTATTTGACTGTTGAATTTGGATATTAGACTGCGATTAAGCTGTTGCCGGATGCAACTTAAAACTTTCTCTGCTATATGCAGCGCTTTAGTTGACAACATATAGTAGTTCAACGGTTGGTTCTACTTGTTTGACACCTTGAAGCTTGGTGGGTTTCTTGCGAAAAGTACTTTTCAATTTTAATCTAAGTTTGTTGTATGAGGGAGGTGCATGCCATGTGCTTGTAAATTATTATTGCAATCTCTATGGAACAATTTCATGAAAGAGGGCACCAATGCAAAACATCGTCTTATATGGAGGATGTTCAGTTGAATACAAATTGGGACGATGTGATTTGTCCTATATGTTTGGATTTCCCCCACAATGGGGTACTTCTTCAATGCTCTTCTTATGAGAAAGGCTGCCGCCCTTTTGTTTGTGACACAAATCACATGCATTCAAATTGTTTGGATCGATTCAAAAATGCACATGGAATGTCGTCCATTTTGACGTCTGATACATCTTCTATAGCTAACATTCAGCTAGAAGTATCTGAAGACAACTGTAGGCCAACTTGTCCCCTATGTAGAGGGCAAGTCACTGGATGGGTTATTGTCGATAAGGCTCGTTTACTTCTAGATGAGAAGAAGCGTTGTTGTGAGGAGGAACAGTGTACATTTGCGGGAACCTACTTGGAATTACATAAGCATGCTCAGATAGAGCACCCTCATGCACGCCCTTCAAGAATTGATCCTGCTCGGCAGCTTGATTGGGAAAATTTTCAGCAGTCCTCTGAGATGGTAGATGTTTTGAGCACTATACACTCAGAAGTCCCACGTGGGGTGGTTCTTGGAGACTATGTCATTGAATATGGTGAAGATGATTCTGGAGATGAATTGGAGGACTTTCCTGGTGATGAGGGCAACTGGTGGACCTCTTGCATTTTATATCAGATGTTTGATAATTTCAGGAACTCTAGAAATAGAAGGAGATCAAGAGGCAGTGATACTCGAAGGAGAATTCACCGCTCTAGTTATGCTTCATCAACTTCTGATGAGGGTTCAGTGCATTCTGTAGAATTTGCAGAATATAGAGTAGATGAGACTGATGATGAGTTTGTGAGCACAAGTGGCTCCTCAAGAGGTA
The Gossypium hirsutum isolate 1008001.06 chromosome A07, Gossypium_hirsutum_v2.1, whole genome shotgun sequence genome window above contains:
- the LOC107930821 gene encoding uncharacterized protein isoform X1, with the translated sequence MEQFHERGHQCKTSSYMEDVQLNTNWDDVICPICLDFPHNGVLLQCSSYEKGCRPFVCDTNHMHSNCLDRFKNAHGMSSILTSDTSSIANIQLEVSEDNCRPTCPLCRGQVTGWVIVDKARLLLDEKKRCCEEEQCTFAGTYLELHKHAQIEHPHARPSRIDPARQLDWENFQQSSEMVDVLSTIHSEVPRGVVLGDYVIEYGEDDSGDELEDFPGDEGNWWTSCILYQMFDNFRNSRNRRRSRGSDTRRRIHRSSYASSTSDEGSVHSVEFAEYRVDETDDEFVSTSGSSRGSTSYQSSQRRRSRFYDN
- the LOC107930821 gene encoding uncharacterized protein isoform X2; protein product: MEQFHERGHQCKTSSYMEDVQLNTNWDDVICPICLDFPHNGVLLQCSSYEKGCRPFVCDTNHMHSNCLDRFKNAHGMSSILTSDTSSIANIQLEVSEDNCRPTCPLCRGQVTGWVIVDKARLLLDEKKRCCEEEQCTFAGTYLELHKHAQIEHPHARPSRIDPARQLDWENFQQSSEMVDVLSTIHSEVPRGVVLGDYVIEYGEDDSGDELEDFPGDEGNWWTSCILYQMFDNFRNSRNRRRSRGSDTRRRIHRSSYASSTSDEGSVHSVEFAEYRVDETDDEFVSTSGSSRGSTSYQSRIPKK